The Malus sylvestris chromosome 14, drMalSylv7.2, whole genome shotgun sequence genome segment TTATACCTTGTGTAAATCTGGATCTAGAAAAGCTAATTCCTCGATGGTCACTTTCTTGGCAGCCTGTAAGACTTCAGCTTCATTGGCATGTTTTGAAGAGGGTGGCAGTTTTTTCACAGCCTCTGTGCAATtggcaaacctgcaaaattgaaaatttaatattatttgagTTCTTTGATGAAAATAACATGTCTTTGATTACAAAAATAATGAATAcgtttttactttattttaaaaatGGTAAATACACTCACACTGATTTGTAAGCATTTAGTTCTACAATGTTTGGATCAATGAAGAAGAGTGAAGAACCAGTACTGTTCAAGACAATGTTATCTACACATcgaaaaataatgtaaaaagcAAGAAGAAAATATTAACAGACACTTTAAACACGTTTATATAACTTTAAAAACGAAATAAAAATTGTCTCATGAAAGTTAACGCCTGTCTAAATAATTATAACATGCTGAGCAACAACTGATTAGATCAGCAGCATTTCAATTTGTATTTACAACTGCACAGAAAGTTAACGGAACCAAGAAAATGATTAACTATAGTTAATAAGCACCTATACACTGTAATACTTCTATGCCAATTACTCAGAGACAAAGAAATCACTAAATCGAAAGTAAAATGTCAGAAAGcagcaagaaaaaaaataacaattgtAGTCAGAATTGTGATGACAACTATCGATTTGTAAACCAAAAATATGAACACTGGTTTCATAGACAGTAAATATGTTTAAACTGCTCCATAATAAAACATTGAGAGAGtctaaattgaaaaatatttcaacgtaataaaaaaaaaagacttaatAGATTGgattttaatcaaattaaatACCTAGGTACAACTTTACTTTCAAACTTGTTAAAACAATCATGATTGGTGGGTTGAACGCTTCagctgataaagaagaaaaactTTCTGCAACATTTGCCCATAACGTAACTCTCAACTCTTCTCTCCTGTAGGAgaagtaaatttgaaaaaaaaaattgaattagaGGTAGTAAAAAATGTGTGCTTTTCTATTAATAGCTATCAAGTCAATATTATGAAGATGATATAATTGTTTAATAATTTAGAATTGTAAGAGAATATTTAAAACTTGGTGTATTGTGAATATAATAcatatgcaaaataatttatacAACATTGAAAAAGAAGAAGTAACCTGATATTCTGAATGATTATATCACACTTGGGTTCGATTATCTGATTAATTTGTTTCTGTTCCAGATGTTGTACAGCAGTTATACGACCCATGATATCTCGTAATTTAACAAATAAATATTGTTAGAttgccaaaattcatttaaaaaataaagacaAAATGTTTTAATACATGTATATATCTATTATTTTTACTTGTTAGAATATCAACCCTATTCAGCCAAGGATAAAGACTGTTATAGTCTTGCAAGTAAAATCGATGTCGAGGGATGGGCGGGAATACACTTGTTAGtttttttaaagttgtttttccAGTGAACACAACTTGAGTGTCATGCGGGACAACTCTATATTGACCTCTCATTTTATTCACACGAAAATCCATGATTTCATAACAACCACCAGCTTCGATTTTGGAAGCTATGATCTCGTAGTCTATGTCAACTGTACAGGCCTCAACTGCATGTTGCTTTACAATTCATTAAagcagaaaaaggaaaaaaagtcaGAAGCATAATTAACAAACGAAATAAAACGAAGATAATGTTTTTAACAACATTAGCATGTATACATTGAATAGTAATTATAGAAACACAGAATGTATACAATTTTCCTAATCAGGTTGAAACTGAAGACAGCGTACCACTCCatcgaaaaaaaattgtaatcctAACTTTACCAAACCAAACAACCACTTGAAACTAAGTACAGAATACTTGCAaaaatcctttattaatttgaaaaacataaaatttattggttaatatgtaaaaaaatgataaaaaagaaaaatgtcatGTCCATTGTTAATTATTCTTgtcataaattttaattaaaataataaaataatgactTCTCACCATTTCATCAACTAATATACAACGAAGGCCCGAATATTTTTCAACACTTCCAGAAAATCTTGGTCTCCATATTCTGCACACTCGAACTTTTATTTTGAGCACTTTTGTATAAGGGCGCAGTAAATGGATAGGAGTAGCAGTTGTGTTTTCCATTTAGGCTGCTAAAATCAAATGTAAATTTTATAAGTCTAAAAATAATTATGATAGAAAACTTAAaagaaacattgaaatcatGAAAGAGAATAAAATTTgtttatgaaaatgaaaaaaaaatgcattaaaAACATTGACCAAAATACGTCCCCTATTATTAGCCAAGGGTCAAGAATTTGTGGGTTGTTGTCTACTATATACTGGCAGCAAACATTTTTTTTGCATTGAGTTTAACCACACACGTAAATAGTTCACAAACTCAGAGAGCATTATCGGAAAGGAAGTTGAACCAAAAAAACTTTAAACAAATTGGTGCAAATCCTTGAGCATCTCGTTACAGTTTATGATCAATTTAGAAATAAAGATGAAAGGTCAATTGAAACTTAAATGGAAAAGCGATCAAATAATgtttaaaaaaattctaaattttttttgtaaaagtttaTGAATTGGTTTAGTTTCAACAACCTATTCAACAATTTACACGGAGAAATGTTTTTGCCACAAAATGAAAATCTGTAAAGAAAGCCTGTATTCAAGTGGGAAGCATCAATGTTaatttgaaatgaaattttttttttcaaataaagatGAAATGCCAATTAAAACTTAAATGAAAAAAGGACCAAATAATgcctctaaaaattataaatgtTTTCTGTAAAAGTTAATTGAGAAGATGAAAACAGTGACCCACTTTTTGTTAACAAACATCTGTGCAACAGTTttggtataaaaaaatttgcctTGGTGGCTAAATTCTCAGGTAATCAAATTGCTAAGCAGCATATACATAGCCAACAAATCAGATAAATTAGATATTTCATGTATATTTAATATATTAGAGTATAAAACATAGACCAAATGTGTAAGCTTTAGGTACTCAATCACAGCAGCacattattttaacaaaaacagaaaaatattgcatgaattttttttttctgcgaaaaaaaaagaaacagggGAAGGCAAAAGCTTTTCCCCCTATACATACTTGCTAAGTTATCATAATAAACCACAACAACATGTAAAAAGATTTACAACACATGGATAAAAAATACCCTTTCTCAATACACTTTAGCCAACCATTTTGTGGGCTTTAACAGCACCATCATTGACTAACTAATAACGTTATGCAAAACTAACATAATACTGCAACTGCAGAATAAGAATAAGCCACAAAAATACATGACAATAAGAGAAAGTAAAAGAACAAAGAATAATGAAAGCCAACCAAATAGCCTCAACTAATTGAACACTTAATTTCTGTAAATCCAAAACTAATAGCTCATTATACATACTTGCCAAGTTATTACAATAAACCACATCAATACATAAAAAGCTTTACAACACATTCTAATTAAAATCTAAGGAAAAAAAAGTTAGGCTTTTTCCATTTTAAAATCGAAGAAACAAAACCCACAGATTTAAATAACGATGTGAATCTTACCCTCAAATGTTTCATAAGCACAGAAACTATCCAAGATCTTGTTCTCCCTTTGCAAATGCAACCTGCAAaacaaatcaaaaaaaaaaaaaaaaacgaaagggTAAGTAACAAAGCTCAAAAACCCTAGCACAAAAATGTCATAAACAGGATAAAAATGGGCAAAAATACATATAAACGTGTCACTATAAGAAACCTAAAGTGCTGCCCTTTTAAAAACAgtttaaaaacaaattattCTAAATAACTGATATCGCAATGAAAGAAACCTAAAGTGCTGCCCTTTTTTTCACCGATGAAAAACCTGACAGCAACACACAAAAATACGACGACGATTGAACAAAAATTTGGGAGCAGcagaagaaaaaatgaagagcAAAACGAAATAACCTCTGAGAACTACACAGAACGACAGAGAAAAAAGTGAGAGCAAGAAGAGAAATGAAAATCTGGGAAAGAAAAAGCAAACAAACCCAACAAAGAACACATCGATCATCGACACTTGGCAACTATAATACACaccttttcataaaaaaattaattaaaaaatacaacCAAGAAAGCATCTGGAAGATGGAGGGAAAACAAAGGATAgaaaagggaagagagagaaacaaatgCTGAGATAAGAACACATCGATCATCGACACTTGACACCTATGATACACACCTTTtcacaaaaaattaattaaaaaatactaCCAAGAAAGCATCTGGAAGATGGAGGAAAAACAAAGGATAGAAAAGGGAAGAGAGATAAACAAATGTTGAGATTGGATAAAGAGAGGCGTGTATGGCATATCCaccacaaaaaaataattaaaaaacagcATCTGAACATGCAGCAGAGGATTTGGGTTTTAAAAACCAATGAAGTGGATGTATCCCAAAGAAGAAAGCCAAAAAGTAAAGAAATATCACCCAAAACACACACGATGAGGGACAGGTGGAACGAAAAAGACATAACTGTCATTTAACTGTGCAGAAACTGATAGGAATGTGTAAAAGCGTCATCTCACTGTACCAAGCAGATAAGACCACCAGAAACAAAGAAGACACCAAGGGGTATTTAAGCCATTACACTGCTCGTGAACAGTGTTTTCCACCAGGTTTTAGTATATAGATAATTTGACAGCAAAGCAATAGGAGCAAgggtgaaataaaagaaaaatgggtGCCTCCTTCCAGGCAGAAGTGGCCAATTCACTTTTTTGATGACTGCTTTATCTAGAACACAACCAACAATGAAAAGTCGGGAAGAAGAGCAATCATACAtaaatttttattgtttgttgtgccaactcacttttttttaatattttttctcTCACCACCGGCATTTTTATcacattttttaatattttgtttttgtcattcataagtttttattgtttgttgtgcCACAAATCATATGGCCGTTATAAATTGTTATTGTTTATTGTGCCATttcacattttttaatttttttttgtcttgccACATCATCTTtatcacattttaaaattttttattccgTTTCAGTtgaaacctaaaccctaaactggCACAAATGTTCAATTCTTATAGAtaagcttcaccaacaatatgTGCACACTACGACCAAATGATCCTGATGACCAACAAGTGGAACTAACATCCAGCAGCAGATAAAAGTGGAAGAAGCTGGAACCCTAGAAAACACAACACGCACGCACGCACGCACGCACGGAcggaaagaaaaatgaaagagggGCAAAATGGCCAATTCACCATTTAACCCCACTAAAGCTGAaaaaacatgaagagaaagagGGGCAAAACTGGTGGAGcactgttaatgaacagtaGTTTTCCACCGGGTTTTAGTATAGATAAAATATGAGAGAATCTTTTGGTATCGTTGCAGCACTGGTATAATATAGATGGACACAAGTGTTTTAAAATGGTGATCTTATGGTTAAATATGAAAAGATAAATCGACTATATATAAGTGTAATACTCAAATTAGTCAGAATCGATAttgaatttgttgatgcacaaaatcagcgaggactttggtacaacagaaagtgtcaagtttgtgactttcgctagattgctccggtcactagtgtagataagtatgtaaatggatagaggcggaaaagcaaacacaagatgtacttggttcacctagattggctacgtccacggagtagaggagttctcattaattgtgaagggtttacacaagtacataggttcaagctttcctttagtgagtactagtgaatgatttagtacaaatgacattaggaaatattgtgagagaatgatctccttttatagaagagtctctagctttgttctgactttgacacgtgtcatgttgtgattggcctctgaagTTGATAtatgtcacgctatgattggcctctgatgttgacacgtgtcgtgctgtgattggcctcttggttggagggaaactcttgtggatcattgacagtataacgttgaccagtgctcagtagtttcgggattggtcaagtatg includes the following:
- the LOC126600462 gene encoding replication protein A 70 kDa DNA-binding subunit B-like — protein: MENTTATPIHLLRPYTKVLKIKVRVCRIWRPRFSGSVEKYSGLRCILVDEMQHAVEACTVDIDYEIIASKIEAGGCYEIMDFRVNKMRGQYRVVPHDTQVVFTGKTTLKKLTSVFPPIPRHRFYLQDYNSLYPWLNRVDILTNIMGRITAVQHLEQKQINQIIEPKCDIIIQNIRREELRVTLWANVAESFSSLSAEAFNPPIMIVLTSLKVKLYLDNIVLNSTGSSLFFIDPNIVELNAYKSVFANCTEAVKKLPPSSKHANEAEVLQAAKKVTIEELAFLDPDLHKDDTFLCKACVKRFDTRYDWWYSACPNCAKQMQKDPTTGQLVCQKHGSQIPTAWYKVNLVLEDETNETNALIIGKSGEKLFGSSCKDLVMNQRLVDQQQLPNEFSRLIGQKKNFHLRFGTRKNNLNTNDLLISNVSEDTTVQPTTPQALLMEITVSSTMVSSSTSTPETTAQSHKRKRESVRMSLFTSSEQSDVEENSEENPTDIDEVPIKLLRKKSSLICTTTDPLALKKD